The Tepidibacter aestuarii genome contains a region encoding:
- the def gene encoding peptide deformylase, which translates to MALRNIREDGDEVLRKKSREVDKIDSKIITLLDDMAETMKHADGVGLAAPQVGILKRVVVIDIGEGVIELINPEIIEASGKQSDDEGCLSVPGKFGKVTRPDNVKVRAFNRDGEQFIIEGKGLLARALCHEIDHLEGILFTDKVEGKLQG; encoded by the coding sequence ATGGCACTTAGAAATATAAGAGAAGACGGAGACGAGGTTTTAAGAAAAAAATCGAGAGAAGTTGATAAAATAGATTCTAAGATAATAACATTACTTGATGACATGGCAGAGACTATGAAGCACGCAGATGGTGTGGGTCTTGCTGCTCCTCAAGTTGGAATATTAAAGAGAGTTGTAGTTATAGATATAGGAGAAGGAGTAATAGAACTTATAAACCCTGAAATAATAGAGGCATCTGGAAAACAGTCTGATGATGAAGGCTGCTTAAGTGTTCCAGGTAAGTTTGGAAAAGTAACTAGACCTGATAATGTAAAGGTTAGAGCTTTTAATAGAGATGGAGAGCAATTTATAATAGAAGGTAAAGGATTATTAGCTAGAGCACTTTGCCATGAAATAGATCATTTAGAAGGTATTTTATTTACTGATAAGGTAGAAGGTAAACTTCAAGGATAA
- the fmt gene encoding methionyl-tRNA formyltransferase — protein MRAVFMGTPDFAVPSLKALIEEGFDVVGVVTQPDKPKGRGKKMSMPAVKEEALKHGIQVYQPKKVKSEEFVSILKDMNPDVIIVVAFGQILSKEILDIPKYGCINVHGSLLPEYRGAAPINWVVINGEKTTGITTMYMDEGLDTGDMVLKAKLDIGDDETAGELYNRMCALGGEVLRDTLKLLKDNNLKREKQDDSKSSYAPIMDKSLGNIKWDDKCENIFNLIRGTNPWPSSFTKYNGDTMKIWSSKVLKSTSDKPAGSIIDVTEDGIEVSTGTTNLLIKEIQMPGKKRMQVKDYIRGNQIDKTLVLGE, from the coding sequence ATGAGAGCAGTATTTATGGGAACACCAGATTTTGCAGTACCATCACTTAAAGCGTTAATAGAAGAAGGGTTTGATGTTGTTGGAGTAGTAACTCAACCAGATAAACCTAAAGGAAGAGGAAAGAAAATGAGCATGCCTGCTGTTAAAGAGGAGGCACTAAAGCATGGAATACAAGTGTATCAACCTAAAAAAGTTAAGTCTGAAGAATTTGTATCAATATTAAAAGATATGAATCCTGATGTTATAATAGTTGTTGCATTTGGACAAATACTTTCAAAAGAAATACTTGATATACCTAAGTATGGATGTATAAATGTTCATGGATCTTTACTACCAGAGTACAGAGGTGCAGCTCCTATAAACTGGGTTGTTATAAATGGAGAAAAAACTACAGGTATTACAACTATGTATATGGATGAAGGTCTTGATACAGGAGATATGGTATTAAAAGCAAAGCTTGACATAGGTGATGATGAGACTGCAGGTGAGCTTTATAATAGAATGTGTGCACTTGGAGGAGAAGTATTAAGAGATACTTTAAAATTATTAAAGGATAATAATCTTAAAAGAGAAAAGCAAGATGATTCAAAATCTAGCTATGCTCCTATAATGGATAAAAGTCTTGGAAATATAAAATGGGATGATAAATGTGAGAACATATTCAATCTTATAAGAGGTACTAATCCATGGCCAAGTTCATTTACAAAGTACAATGGTGATACTATGAAAATATGGTCATCAAAGGTACTTAAATCAACTTCAGATAAACCTGCTGGTAGCATAATAGATGTGACAGAAGATGGAATTGAAGTATCAACAGGCACTACTAATTTGCTTATAAAAGAGATTCAAATGCCTGGTAAAAAAAGAATGCAAGTTAAAGATTATATAAGAGGAAATCAAATAGATAAGACATTAGTACTGGGTGAATAA
- a CDS encoding YicC/YloC family endoribonuclease → MAISMTGFGRGENSNEKFNFIIEAKSVNHKYTDISVKIPRKISFLEEDIRKLAKNYIKRGRVDIFVRYEIIGESDMNLKLDSNLASQYYNELMKIKKEFDVKDDISVMSIAKFPEVIKIEEKEDDEKAIWNCLKQAVESALINLRDMREVEGQRLAQDIKLRCNLLEKHIDEIEKNSYNVVSEYKDKLENRIKELLKDSIEIDESRLSQEVAIYADKSSITEELVRFKSHIKQIEKNIDLNELIGRKIDFLIQEMNREVNTIGSKSSDLKITELVVEIKSELEKIREQIQNIE, encoded by the coding sequence ATGGCAATTAGTATGACTGGGTTTGGTAGAGGTGAGAATAGTAATGAAAAATTTAATTTCATTATAGAAGCGAAAAGTGTAAATCACAAGTATACCGATATAAGTGTTAAAATTCCAAGAAAAATATCCTTCTTAGAAGAGGATATAAGAAAGCTTGCAAAAAATTACATCAAAAGAGGTAGAGTAGATATATTCGTAAGATATGAGATAATAGGAGAATCTGATATGAATTTAAAACTCGATTCAAATCTTGCATCTCAGTATTATAATGAACTTATGAAGATAAAAAAAGAGTTTGATGTAAAAGATGATATATCTGTTATGAGCATAGCTAAGTTTCCGGAAGTAATAAAAATAGAAGAAAAAGAAGATGATGAAAAAGCTATATGGAATTGCTTAAAGCAAGCAGTTGAAAGTGCTCTTATAAATTTAAGAGATATGAGAGAGGTAGAAGGACAAAGACTTGCACAGGACATTAAATTAAGATGCAATCTTTTAGAAAAACATATTGATGAAATAGAGAAAAATTCATATAATGTAGTTTCTGAATATAAGGATAAGCTTGAAAATAGAATAAAAGAACTACTTAAGGATTCTATTGAAATAGATGAGTCTAGACTATCACAGGAAGTTGCTATATATGCTGACAAAAGCAGTATAACAGAAGAACTTGTTAGATTTAAAAGTCATATAAAGCAAATTGAAAAAAACATAGACTTAAATGAATTGATAGGTAGAAAAATAGATTTCCTAATTCAAGAAATGAATAGAGAAGTAAATACAATAGGTTCTAAATCTTCAGATTTAAAAATAACTGAGCTTGTAGTTGAAATAAAAAGCGAATTAGAAAAAATCAGGGAGCAAATTCAAAACATAGAATAG
- the coaBC gene encoding bifunctional phosphopantothenoylcysteine decarboxylase/phosphopantothenate--cysteine ligase CoaBC yields the protein MLSSKNIVIGVSGGIAAYKACDIVSRLKKLNANIKVIMTKSAAEFVTPLTFQSLSQNFVVVDMFDELKTWDVEHISLAQWADLFLIAPATANIIGKVSNGIADDMLSTTVMATKAEVLIAPAMNTNMYENRIVQHNISKLRELGYKFVEPESGRLACGDIGKGKLASPESIVEQVCNLLTLKQDLTDKNILITAGPTIENIDPVRYITNRSSGKMGYSIAQMAIERGANVTLISGKTNLGIPKGVSKFIHIESAKQMYEAVVDNLDKNDIIIKSAAVADYKPKNISDKKIKKSDDDLILELGRNKDILKEIGKIKKDKILVGFAAETNDLIQNAKKKIEKKNLDFIVANDLTQEGAGFGVDTNIVKIIDKNGNIQEYPKMKKYEISNIILDKVKMLSK from the coding sequence ATGTTAAGCTCAAAGAATATAGTTATTGGAGTATCAGGTGGAATAGCTGCATATAAAGCGTGTGATATTGTAAGTAGATTAAAAAAATTAAATGCAAATATTAAAGTTATAATGACAAAATCAGCTGCAGAATTTGTAACACCATTAACATTTCAATCATTAAGTCAAAATTTTGTGGTTGTAGATATGTTTGATGAATTAAAAACTTGGGATGTTGAGCATATATCGTTGGCGCAGTGGGCAGATTTATTTTTAATAGCTCCTGCAACTGCCAATATAATAGGCAAGGTATCTAATGGAATAGCAGATGATATGCTGTCTACTACTGTTATGGCTACAAAAGCTGAAGTTTTGATAGCTCCTGCTATGAATACAAATATGTATGAAAATAGAATAGTTCAACATAATATATCAAAACTTAGAGAACTTGGATATAAATTTGTTGAGCCTGAATCAGGAAGATTGGCTTGTGGAGATATAGGTAAAGGAAAGCTAGCTTCACCTGAGAGTATAGTTGAACAAGTATGCAATCTTTTGACACTAAAACAAGATTTAACAGATAAAAATATATTAATAACAGCTGGACCGACTATAGAGAACATAGATCCTGTAAGATATATAACTAATAGATCTAGTGGAAAAATGGGTTATTCAATAGCTCAAATGGCTATAGAAAGAGGAGCCAATGTTACACTAATATCTGGAAAGACAAACCTTGGTATACCTAAGGGAGTTTCTAAATTTATACATATAGAATCAGCTAAACAAATGTATGAGGCTGTTGTAGATAATTTAGATAAAAATGATATTATAATAAAATCAGCTGCAGTTGCTGATTATAAGCCTAAAAATATATCTGATAAAAAAATTAAAAAATCTGATGATGATTTAATTCTAGAATTAGGTAGAAATAAAGATATATTAAAAGAAATAGGAAAAATAAAAAAAGATAAAATATTAGTGGGATTTGCAGCAGAGACCAATGATTTAATTCAAAATGCTAAGAAAAAAATAGAAAAGAAAAATCTAGATTTTATAGTGGCAAATGATTTGACTCAAGAAGGTGCAGGCTTTGGTGTTGATACTAATATAGTTAAAATAATAGATAAAAATGGAAATATACAAGAATATCCTAAAATGAAGAAGTACGAAATATCTAATATTATATTAGATAAAGTAAAGATGTTATCAAAATAG
- the rpoZ gene encoding DNA-directed RNA polymerase subunit omega, which produces MLYPSINDLLKKIDNRYNLVIAVSKRARHLIEGDEELVKTKEIKPVDIATQEVYEDKINYRPMTAEEIENEGKEEPVEVENKEE; this is translated from the coding sequence ATGTTATACCCATCAATAAACGATCTTTTAAAGAAAATAGACAATAGATACAATCTAGTAATAGCTGTATCTAAGAGAGCAAGGCACTTAATAGAAGGTGATGAAGAATTAGTAAAAACAAAAGAAATAAAGCCTGTTGATATAGCTACTCAAGAAGTATATGAAGATAAAATAAACTATAGACCTATGACTGCTGAAGAAATAGAAAATGAAGGAAAAGAAGAACCTGTAGAAGTAGAAAACAAAGAGGAGTAA
- a CDS encoding zinc metallopeptidase, protein MYPYYYGFDPTMILLIPAMLLAAYAQTKVQTTFNKYLRVYSQKGYTGAQVARHILDKNGLRNVDIELTHGRLSDHYDPRSKVLRLSNDVYHGTSIASVSVAAHEVGHAIQHGEAYFPLTFRNNLVPIVNISSSMSWIFIMLGFLVTPSLLKIGILLFSGAVLFQVVTLPVEFNASSRAIDQLASNSLITTEERKYSKKVLDAAALTYIAAAASAILQLVRLVILSNSRDD, encoded by the coding sequence ATGTATCCTTATTATTATGGGTTTGACCCAACTATGATATTATTAATTCCAGCTATGTTACTTGCAGCGTATGCTCAAACTAAGGTTCAAACAACTTTTAATAAATATTTAAGAGTGTACAGCCAAAAAGGATATACAGGAGCTCAAGTAGCTAGACATATACTAGATAAAAATGGACTTAGAAATGTAGATATAGAATTGACTCACGGAAGACTTAGTGATCACTATGATCCTAGAAGTAAGGTCTTAAGACTTTCAAATGATGTATACCATGGAACTTCTATAGCATCTGTGTCAGTAGCTGCCCATGAGGTTGGTCATGCTATCCAACACGGAGAAGCGTATTTCCCACTTACATTCAGAAACAATTTAGTTCCTATAGTGAATATAAGTTCATCTATGTCTTGGATATTCATAATGTTAGGTTTTTTAGTTACGCCATCATTATTAAAGATAGGTATACTCTTATTTTCTGGTGCTGTATTATTTCAAGTTGTAACACTTCCTGTTGAATTTAATGCATCATCAAGAGCTATAGACCAGCTAGCTAGCAATAGTTTAATAACAACTGAAGAAAGAAAATACAGTAAGAAGGTACTAGATGCGGCGGCACTTACTTATATAGCAGCGGCAGCGAGTGCGATACTTCAATTAGTTAGATTGGTAATTTTAAGTAATAGTAGAGATGATTAA
- the gmk gene encoding guanylate kinase codes for MNREGLLIVVSGPSGAGKGTICKELLSRNKDIHLSVSATTRQPRKGEVDGINYHFISKEKFENMIENDEFLEYAKVYDNFYGTPKQTVLDTLNKGQNVLLEIDIQGAMSVKDRYPNGVFVFILPPSLDELKNRIVRRGTETEADIKKRFGSAMFEIEKIENYHYFIMNKDVDQSTGELENIINAEKNRVCRYKNNIIKKFKEEL; via the coding sequence ATGAATAGAGAAGGACTTTTAATAGTAGTTTCAGGTCCATCAGGAGCTGGAAAAGGAACTATATGCAAAGAACTTTTGAGTAGAAATAAAGATATACATCTTTCTGTTTCTGCTACAACTAGACAGCCAAGAAAAGGTGAAGTAGATGGAATAAATTATCATTTCATATCTAAAGAAAAATTTGAAAATATGATAGAAAATGATGAATTTCTAGAGTATGCTAAGGTATACGATAATTTCTATGGAACACCAAAACAAACAGTTCTTGATACTTTAAATAAAGGTCAAAATGTTTTACTTGAAATAGACATTCAAGGAGCTATGAGTGTAAAGGATAGATATCCAAATGGAGTATTCGTATTCATACTTCCTCCATCGCTGGATGAATTGAAAAATAGAATAGTAAGAAGAGGTACAGAAACTGAAGCGGATATTAAGAAAAGATTTGGAAGTGCTATGTTTGAAATAGAGAAGATTGAAAACTATCACTATTTCATAATGAATAAAGATGTTGATCAGTCAACTGGTGAACTTGAAAACATAATTAATGCAGAAAAGAACAGAGTATGTAGATACAAAAATAATATAATAAAGAAATTTAAGGAGGAATTATAA
- the priA gene encoding primosomal protein N': protein MEKYAKIIVNNNSTHTDELYTYKVPEFLIDEIQIGHRVLISFGRTNKPIEGFVFDISPYKDGDFRVKEIIDILDKAPILKQRDIELVKWMREEYICTFMDAINCIYPKGIRITNYKVVKLISCECDNISSKEQVLIDEIKNNKNEIKIDKLVVKFGKSVNNTIKRLKDKKVLDIHWEYKSIKNEKYIQNISLNVESNIDDLIESLNKKRAFKQAQIIEFLKYNTNAEVNDVMNILNVTKSSIDSLKKKGYINIQKLDYYRKPKSDYTIKEKNIDLNDEQKNALKILGYSIDDYNKIPFLLHGVTGSGKTEVYINIIKEALIKGLDSIVLVPEISLTPQTIARFKNSFGDIIAVFHSKLSSGEKYDEYRRVKEGKAKIVIGARSALFAPCNNLGVIIIDEFHENSYKSDSNPKYSAIEVAKFISKIENATLIFGSATPPVEEYYKAEIGEYELIQLKKRANNKEMPKIEVVDMRDELDKGNKTIFSARLYEEIKNNLENNNQTILFLNRRGYASFISCRKCGYTFKCSNCEISLTYHKGINIAKCHYCGFEESKLSQCPSCGSSYIKEFGIGTQKIEEEIKSHFKDARVLRMDKDTTSKKGAHERILNEFKNRNADILIGTQMIGKGLDFEHVTLVGILCGDMTLKIPDFRSSEKAFQTISQVAGRSGRADLSGKVILQAYDIDHYAIKYAVEHDFEGFYNDEIRIRQAFNYVPFDNMISVVIYGKNEKKVINNIQKLYDSIVYLLRKKGHNSFDFILGPNPCIISKINQNYRWQILAKDLDVEIKLLKSIIKYICVQKREFIFDNDINISIDINPFNIL from the coding sequence ATGGAAAAATATGCAAAAATTATAGTCAATAACAATTCTACTCATACGGATGAACTTTATACTTATAAGGTTCCTGAATTTTTAATTGATGAAATACAAATAGGACATAGGGTTTTAATAAGCTTTGGAAGAACTAACAAGCCTATAGAGGGATTTGTATTTGATATATCACCTTATAAAGATGGGGATTTTAGAGTAAAAGAAATTATAGATATACTGGATAAAGCCCCTATATTAAAGCAAAGAGATATAGAACTTGTAAAGTGGATGAGAGAAGAATATATATGCACATTTATGGATGCTATAAACTGTATATATCCTAAAGGCATTAGGATTACTAATTACAAGGTTGTAAAATTAATATCATGTGAATGTGACAATATCAGCTCAAAAGAACAGGTTTTAATAGATGAAATAAAGAATAATAAGAATGAAATAAAAATAGACAAGCTCGTAGTTAAATTTGGAAAGAGTGTCAATAATACTATAAAGAGGTTAAAAGATAAAAAAGTATTAGATATACACTGGGAATATAAGAGCATAAAAAATGAAAAATATATTCAGAACATAAGTTTAAATGTTGAATCAAATATAGATGATTTGATAGAATCATTAAATAAAAAAAGGGCATTTAAGCAAGCTCAAATTATAGAATTTTTAAAGTATAATACTAATGCAGAAGTAAATGATGTTATGAACATATTAAATGTTACTAAAAGTTCAATAGATTCATTGAAAAAAAAAGGATATATAAATATACAAAAACTAGATTATTATAGAAAACCTAAATCAGACTATACAATAAAAGAAAAAAATATAGATTTAAATGATGAACAAAAAAATGCTTTAAAAATACTAGGGTATTCTATTGATGATTACAATAAAATACCGTTTTTACTTCACGGAGTAACGGGTAGTGGTAAGACTGAAGTTTATATAAATATAATAAAAGAAGCTTTGATTAAAGGTTTAGACAGTATAGTTTTAGTTCCTGAAATTTCTTTAACACCTCAGACTATAGCAAGATTTAAGAATAGTTTTGGTGATATAATAGCTGTTTTTCATAGTAAACTTTCTAGTGGTGAAAAATACGATGAATATAGGAGAGTTAAAGAAGGAAAAGCCAAAATCGTAATAGGTGCAAGATCGGCTTTGTTTGCTCCATGTAATAACTTAGGTGTTATAATAATAGATGAGTTTCATGAAAACTCGTATAAATCAGATTCAAATCCTAAATACTCTGCTATAGAGGTTGCTAAGTTCATATCTAAAATAGAAAATGCAACATTGATATTTGGATCAGCAACACCACCAGTAGAAGAATATTATAAAGCAGAAATAGGCGAATATGAATTGATACAGCTTAAAAAAAGGGCAAATAATAAAGAAATGCCTAAAATAGAAGTAGTGGATATGAGAGATGAGCTTGATAAAGGAAATAAAACTATATTTAGTGCAAGGTTATATGAAGAGATAAAAAACAATCTTGAAAATAATAATCAAACCATATTATTCTTGAATAGAAGAGGATATGCAAGTTTTATATCTTGTAGAAAATGTGGATATACATTTAAATGTTCAAACTGTGAAATATCACTGACTTATCACAAGGGTATTAATATTGCGAAATGCCATTATTGTGGGTTTGAAGAAAGTAAATTGAGTCAATGCCCAAGCTGTGGTAGTAGTTATATAAAAGAGTTTGGTATAGGTACTCAAAAGATAGAAGAAGAAATAAAAAGTCATTTTAAAGATGCTAGAGTTTTAAGAATGGATAAAGATACGACATCCAAAAAAGGTGCTCATGAGAGGATATTAAATGAGTTTAAAAATAGAAATGCGGATATATTAATAGGAACACAGATGATAGGTAAGGGTCTTGATTTTGAACATGTAACATTAGTTGGAATTTTATGTGGAGATATGACTCTTAAAATTCCTGACTTTAGAAGTTCTGAAAAAGCATTTCAAACTATAAGTCAAGTTGCAGGTCGTTCAGGAAGAGCAGATTTGAGTGGTAAGGTTATACTTCAAGCTTATGATATAGATCATTATGCAATAAAATACGCTGTAGAGCATGATTTTGAAGGTTTTTATAATGATGAAATAAGAATAAGGCAGGCTTTTAATTACGTACCATTTGACAATATGATAAGTGTAGTTATATATGGTAAAAACGAAAAGAAAGTTATAAATAATATTCAAAAGCTTTATGACTCTATTGTTTACCTTCTTAGAAAAAAAGGACATAATTCATTTGACTTTATATTAGGACCAAATCCGTGTATCATATCCAAGATAAATCAAAATTACAGATGGCAAATACTTGCTAAGGATTTAGATGTTGAAATAAAACTGTTAAAGAGTATAATAAAGTATATATGTGTACAAAAAAGGGAATTTATATTTGATAATGATATAAATATAAGTATAGATATAAATCCATTTAATATATTATAG
- the dapF gene encoding diaminopimelate epimerase, producing MKFWKLHGAGNDFIAIDGETYLIDDYSKFAKHVCHRHFGIGADGILVYKKTDDADAQMVYYNSDGSIAKMCGNGIRCFAKFIYDNKLIDKTEFKVKTLDGIKNISIDVKNDEIENIKVDMGKATFDPKAVPVTTDKDIFINEKVDINGMSINISSILIGVPHSVVFVDKMDKEFILNYGPQIEELDIFPQKTNVNFVQIIDEYNIKVFTWERGCGYTLACGTGICSSVVISKYLGLVSDKVNVESEGGKLFIELVDDTVYMNGPAVKICEGLLEGK from the coding sequence ATTAAATTTTGGAAGCTACATGGAGCTGGAAATGATTTTATAGCAATAGATGGAGAAACATATCTTATAGATGATTATTCTAAATTTGCAAAACACGTTTGTCACAGACATTTTGGAATAGGAGCAGATGGGATTTTAGTTTACAAAAAAACAGATGATGCTGATGCTCAAATGGTTTATTATAATTCAGATGGTTCAATAGCTAAGATGTGTGGAAATGGAATAAGATGCTTTGCAAAATTTATATATGACAATAAACTTATAGACAAAACAGAGTTTAAAGTAAAAACCCTGGATGGGATAAAAAATATTAGCATAGATGTTAAAAATGATGAAATAGAAAATATTAAGGTAGATATGGGAAAAGCGACTTTTGATCCAAAAGCTGTACCTGTAACTACTGACAAGGACATTTTTATAAATGAAAAAGTAGATATAAATGGTATGAGTATAAATATATCATCGATATTAATAGGAGTACCGCATAGTGTTGTATTTGTAGATAAAATGGATAAGGAATTTATATTAAATTATGGTCCGCAAATCGAAGAGCTAGATATATTTCCTCAGAAAACTAATGTAAACTTTGTTCAAATAATAGACGAATATAATATAAAGGTATTTACTTGGGAAAGAGGCTGCGGATATACACTAGCATGTGGAACAGGAATATGCTCATCTGTTGTAATATCTAAATACTTAGGACTGGTATCAGATAAAGTAAATGTAGAATCAGAAGGTGGAAAGCTTTTTATAGAACTTGTAGATGATACAGTATATATGAATGGACCGGCTGTTAAAATATGCGAAGGATTATTGGAGGGTAAATAA
- the remA gene encoding extracellular matrix/biofilm regulator RemA produces MGIKLINIGFGNIVSANRIVAIVSPESAPIKRMIQESREKQMLIDATYGRRTRAVVITDSQHIILSAVQPETVAHRLELKEEYYHNHEE; encoded by the coding sequence ATGGGAATAAAACTTATAAATATAGGATTTGGAAATATAGTTTCAGCAAATAGGATAGTAGCTATAGTTAGCCCTGAATCTGCCCCTATAAAAAGAATGATCCAAGAGTCAAGAGAAAAACAAATGCTTATAGATGCAACATATGGTAGAAGAACTAGGGCTGTGGTTATAACGGATAGCCAGCACATAATTCTTTCTGCTGTTCAACCAGAAACAGTGGCACATAGACTTGAATTAAAAGAAGAGTATTATCATAATCACGAAGAATAG
- a CDS encoding DUF116 domain-containing protein: MNNERKFIYLMSVIALFFALVYKLVNFVIYSEDMKFVNISITLLNILIMIMIIIIILSSMVSYLVLKDKKISKSIMKINLIIVNLMYPLIIVTTKIFGIPKNDIRKVYVILNNKYIYANKYRFKAQDIMLITPHCLQKNFCKHKVTNDIENCRQCGQCNVEDLVKLKQKYNVKAFVATGGTLARKIIIENKPKAVIAIACERDLTSGIQDVSKFHVIGILNKRPNGPCFNTEIDIEDIEDAIKFFLGGN, encoded by the coding sequence ATGAACAATGAAAGAAAATTCATATATTTAATGAGTGTAATAGCCTTATTCTTTGCACTTGTATATAAACTAGTCAACTTTGTGATTTATAGCGAGGATATGAAGTTTGTAAATATAAGTATTACACTATTAAATATACTAATTATGATAATGATAATTATAATAATACTATCATCAATGGTATCTTATCTTGTTTTGAAAGATAAAAAAATAAGTAAGAGTATAATGAAAATTAATTTGATTATAGTCAACTTAATGTATCCTCTTATAATTGTTACTACTAAAATATTTGGTATACCTAAAAATGATATTAGAAAGGTGTATGTAATTTTAAATAATAAATATATATACGCTAATAAATACCGCTTTAAAGCACAGGATATAATGCTTATAACACCTCACTGCTTACAAAAAAACTTTTGTAAACATAAGGTTACAAATGATATAGAAAATTGTAGACAGTGTGGACAGTGTAATGTTGAGGATTTAGTTAAACTAAAGCAAAAATACAATGTGAAGGCCTTTGTTGCAACTGGAGGAACTCTAGCTAGAAAGATAATAATAGAGAACAAACCAAAAGCTGTAATAGCTATTGCGTGTGAGAGAGACTTAACTAGTGGTATACAGGATGTATCTAAGTTTCACGTAATAGGTATACTAAACAAAAGACCAAATGGACCTTGTTTTAATACAGAAATAGATATTGAAGATATAGAAGATGCCATTAAATTTTTCTTAGGAGGTAATTAG